The Salicibibacter halophilus DNA window CGGAGATGGGGAGGAGGGACGTTATGCACGATCCAGCAACATTGCCGAAAGAAGCGCGGCGGTTTCTTGATTTTTTGGCATCCAGGGGAAGAAAAGCCTCCACCATCCGCCGATACACGTATGATCTCGCGGATTTTTACCGATTTGCGGCGGTTCACGCGGAAGAAAAACCCTTGGGCATCCAGCATTTAAAACCCGACATGATCGAAGATTATTTTATGTTTATCAATGATACACGCAAATACAACCGGAAAACGTCAAAACGAATCGCAACCGTCTTACGGCGTTATTTTCAATATCTCTCCCAAACCCACGGGCTTGCCGGGAACATCATGGAAAATGTCCCCCTCCCCGCCGAAACGGATGAAACGATCAGCGAGAACGATTTATTCAGCCAAAAAGAACTTTCCCGTTTGTTTACAAGCTTGGATTCCGATCTTGGCTTAAGCGAGGATCAGATACAAGCCCGTCCGCTTTTGGCTCCACGTAACAAAGCGATGATCCAACTCCTTCTCCATTATGGGTTGCGACTGCAGGAATTACACGGATTAAGCCTGGATGACGTGAACTTAGGCATAGGGACAATGGCCGTTTCTCCGGATGATGGCGAAGTGCGACCGAGGCATATTCAACTCTCCAAGCAAGACCGCCGGGACCTGAACCACTATTTAAAAGCGATCCCAAAGCCTGTTCGTCCTTACCCCGGGCAAAATCACCCTTTGTTTGTCGCCTTTGACTTTCAAAAACAGACCTACCGTTGGTCGTACGAAAATGATGAACCGAAACGTTTAACGATTGTGGCGATGCAAAAAATGATTCGGGAAGAAGCGAAGCGGGCGGGTGTGGCTTCCGGAAAAAGCGCCCGGCATTTACGCCATACTTTTATTGTGTCTTCCC harbors:
- a CDS encoding tyrosine-type recombinase/integrase: MHDPATLPKEARRFLDFLASRGRKASTIRRYTYDLADFYRFAAVHAEEKPLGIQHLKPDMIEDYFMFINDTRKYNRKTSKRIATVLRRYFQYLSQTHGLAGNIMENVPLPAETDETISENDLFSQKELSRLFTSLDSDLGLSEDQIQARPLLAPRNKAMIQLLLHYGLRLQELHGLSLDDVNLGIGTMAVSPDDGEVRPRHIQLSKQDRRDLNHYLKAIPKPVRPYPGQNHPLFVAFDFQKQTYRWSYENDEPKRLTIVAMQKMIREEAKRAGVASGKSARHLRHTFIVSSLKRGHTLEYIQDVLGLHSTLVLTRYQAYIDELSQ